One Tumebacillus amylolyticus DNA segment encodes these proteins:
- a CDS encoding SDR family NAD(P)-dependent oxidoreductase, with protein MQAKIALITGAGRGIGHGVAHTYAASGYTVVVVDVEGEMAEKTISEIQAAYPEVGANSMAAQVDVRRPEEIAALFQQVGERYGRLDVLINNAGISRWKSPYDLRVEEWDDVLNTNLRSSFLCAREAARLMKEQGSGGKIINMASTRALQSEPNTEAYAASKGGLLALTHALAVSLGPDRIHVNCISPGWIQTTDYDQLRPEDHTQHPSGRVGTPEDIGRACLFLTDERNDFITGVNLVVDGGMTRKMIYLED; from the coding sequence ATGCAAGCAAAAATAGCCCTCATCACCGGAGCCGGACGCGGGATCGGACACGGCGTTGCACATACCTACGCAGCCTCGGGGTACACCGTGGTCGTCGTCGATGTAGAGGGGGAGATGGCGGAGAAGACAATTTCCGAAATTCAAGCGGCGTACCCCGAAGTTGGCGCCAACTCGATGGCTGCTCAAGTCGATGTGCGGCGTCCGGAGGAGATCGCCGCCCTTTTTCAACAGGTCGGAGAACGGTACGGACGGCTCGATGTGTTGATCAACAACGCCGGGATTTCGCGCTGGAAGTCGCCCTATGACTTGAGAGTGGAGGAGTGGGACGATGTTCTGAACACCAACTTGCGCAGTTCGTTTCTCTGCGCTCGTGAAGCGGCCCGTCTCATGAAGGAACAGGGAAGCGGGGGCAAGATCATCAACATGGCTTCGACGCGTGCTCTCCAATCGGAGCCGAACACCGAAGCGTACGCTGCGTCAAAAGGCGGCCTGCTCGCGCTCACGCACGCATTGGCCGTTTCACTTGGCCCCGATCGTATCCACGTCAACTGCATCTCGCCGGGCTGGATTCAGACCACCGACTACGATCAATTGCGGCCCGAAGACCACACCCAACACCCATCCGGACGTGTCGGGACACCTGAAGACATCGGGCGCGCCTGCCTGTTCCTAACCGATGAACGCAATGACTTCATCACCGGCGTCAACTTGGTCGTGGACGGCGGGATGACGCGAAAGATGATCTATCTGGAAGACTAG
- a CDS encoding MFS transporter produces MAVTFLALLIAAGVRSTPGVLLMPLESEFGWDRTTTSVALSINLVLYGLTGPFVAAIMDRYGIRRIMVIALCLLVSGMALSSLIQQSWQLNLLWGIVIGLGTGSMANVLGAMVANRWFVERRGLVVGLMTASGATGQLLFLPLLANITVSAGWRSTVLTVACGALLLIPIVLLFMRNHPRDVGLTPYGASVEGEGSTVATTPASGGPSGNLLLAPLRVLVTAAKRPAFWLLAGTFFFCGFTTNGLIGTHMISACLEHGIPEVQAAGMLAFMGVFDLVGTTLSGWLSDRWDNRWLLFWYYALRGLSLMFLPYALDANGISLVIFSVFYGLDWIATVPPTVRLTADIFGKENVGMVFGWISASHQLGAATAAYGAGLLHTLFNDYVVAFLVAGGTGVLAAFLALAIRTTKTAKKRPV; encoded by the coding sequence GTGGCGGTTACGTTCTTGGCGCTGTTGATCGCGGCCGGAGTACGTTCGACGCCCGGCGTGTTGTTGATGCCGTTGGAGTCGGAGTTTGGCTGGGATCGCACGACGACCTCTGTGGCCTTATCAATTAATTTGGTTCTGTACGGACTGACAGGTCCGTTTGTCGCCGCCATCATGGATCGCTACGGCATTCGGCGCATCATGGTGATCGCGCTGTGCCTCTTGGTTTCCGGGATGGCCCTCTCAAGCCTCATCCAACAATCGTGGCAGCTCAACCTGCTCTGGGGGATCGTGATCGGTCTTGGCACCGGTTCGATGGCAAACGTTCTGGGCGCGATGGTTGCAAATCGTTGGTTCGTGGAACGTCGGGGCTTGGTCGTCGGGTTGATGACCGCCAGCGGCGCAACCGGACAATTGTTGTTCCTCCCCCTGTTGGCAAATATCACCGTGTCCGCCGGGTGGCGTTCTACGGTGCTGACCGTCGCATGCGGCGCTCTGCTGTTGATTCCCATCGTCTTGCTATTCATGCGCAATCATCCCCGCGATGTCGGTCTGACCCCGTATGGAGCGTCCGTTGAAGGGGAGGGGTCCACTGTAGCTACAACTCCTGCTTCCGGCGGTCCATCCGGCAATTTGCTGCTCGCTCCGCTTCGCGTGCTGGTGACGGCGGCAAAACGGCCGGCGTTTTGGCTGTTGGCCGGGACGTTTTTCTTTTGCGGGTTCACGACGAACGGGTTGATTGGGACGCACATGATCTCTGCCTGTCTTGAGCACGGCATCCCCGAAGTGCAAGCGGCCGGGATGTTGGCGTTCATGGGCGTGTTCGACCTCGTCGGCACCACGCTTTCCGGCTGGCTGTCGGATCGCTGGGACAATCGCTGGTTGTTGTTCTGGTACTACGCTCTGCGCGGCTTGTCGCTGATGTTCTTGCCGTATGCGCTGGATGCCAACGGAATTTCGCTGGTGATCTTCTCGGTGTTCTACGGCCTCGATTGGATCGCAACCGTTCCTCCCACCGTTCGCTTGACTGCCGATATCTTCGGCAAAGAGAACGTCGGCATGGTCTTCGGCTGGATTTCCGCTTCCCACCAACTCGGAGCTGCTACGGCGGCGTACGGAGCGGGGCTGTTGCACACCTTGTTCAACGACTATGTGGTCGCGTTCCTCGTCGCCGGCGGCACGGGGGTGCTCGCGGCATTTTTGGCACTCGCCATTCGCACGACGAAAACCGCGAAGAAGAGACCCGTTTGA
- a CDS encoding sugar phosphate nucleotidyltransferase produces MKGVILCAGSGSRIRPFSLTLPKPLLPVLNRPLLEHAMIALQAIGIEEIAIVINPSQQAEFEHVNAKILYQEKPLGIANAVSKAATFVGSDSFVLLLGDNLILEPLNSLVQAAHGKSGAVLLQEVETPQDYGIAKLVNGRLVKLVEKPRVPEGNLAVVGAYLFDPSIFQAVQAISPSARGEYEITDAMQWLIEQGRDIGYAVSGNPCFDVGTIERWLSANRYLLQQNAGQVQLGNGVQLDRCTLVPPVLIGDHCVLQDAVIGPNVSIQNGSHLKKCTVRDSILLEHVTLLDAEFTHSILGRHADISGTGGKSAATRGYLGDFSKLVLGQEGSDPR; encoded by the coding sequence ATGAAAGGTGTGATTCTCTGCGCAGGATCAGGATCGCGCATTCGCCCCTTTTCGCTTACGCTTCCCAAGCCGCTGTTGCCGGTGCTCAATCGACCCTTGTTGGAGCATGCCATGATTGCCTTGCAAGCGATTGGCATCGAAGAGATCGCAATCGTGATCAACCCGTCGCAACAAGCTGAGTTTGAGCATGTGAACGCGAAGATCCTGTACCAAGAAAAGCCGCTTGGCATCGCCAACGCCGTCTCAAAAGCCGCGACCTTCGTCGGCTCCGATTCCTTCGTGTTGTTGCTCGGTGACAATCTGATCCTCGAACCGCTGAACTCCTTGGTACAAGCGGCTCATGGGAAGTCCGGAGCTGTGCTCCTCCAGGAAGTGGAAACCCCGCAAGACTACGGCATCGCCAAGTTGGTGAACGGTCGTCTCGTCAAACTCGTCGAGAAACCGCGAGTGCCGGAGGGGAACCTCGCCGTCGTGGGGGCGTACTTGTTCGATCCCTCGATTTTTCAAGCAGTACAGGCCATTTCACCCTCCGCACGCGGGGAATATGAGATCACCGACGCGATGCAATGGTTGATCGAGCAAGGCCGTGACATCGGGTACGCCGTCTCCGGCAACCCGTGCTTCGACGTCGGAACGATTGAACGGTGGCTGTCTGCCAACCGCTATCTGTTGCAACAGAACGCCGGACAAGTACAACTTGGCAACGGCGTTCAACTGGATCGCTGCACGCTCGTGCCTCCCGTGTTGATCGGAGACCATTGCGTCCTCCAAGACGCAGTCATCGGCCCGAACGTCTCGATCCAAAACGGCTCCCATCTCAAAAAATGCACCGTTCGCGACTCCATCTTGCTCGAACATGTCACCCTCCTCGACGCGGAATTCACCCACAGCATCCTCGGTCGCCACGCCGACATCTCCGGTACAGGTGGAAAAAGCGCCGCCACACGCGGCTATCTCGGGGATTTCTCCAAGCTCGTGCTGGGACAAGAGGGGAGTGACCCGCGATGA